AGGAGTGCGCGTCGAAGACGAGGTCGGTGCCCTGCAAAACGGTGCTGCCGTTGATGTCGGTGGAGCGGTTGCCGCCGTAGAGCATCTTGCGCACCACGTCCACCCGGGTCATGGTCGCCCAGTTGAGGAAGTTGCCGCTCCAGTAGCTGGCGCTGGACGGGCACTTGTAGGTGATGGTGGTGGCGCCCGTCGTGCTGGTGCCGGTGACCGCGGTGGCCAGCACCGCCGGCTCGAACTGCGCGTTGACGTAGCTGTAGCACTTGGTGGCGTCGAAGTAGCCGTAGTACTTGAAGCTGGGCTTGAAGGTGGTGTCGATGACGCCGTCGTCGTCGAGATCCTCGAAGTCGGTGTAGACGGGGCCGAACAGTGAATGGTCCTTGGACACCGCCAGCATCACCATGGGGCGGTTGGAGGTGGTGACCACGTTGGGCGGCACGGTGGCTCGCGGCCTGGACACCTCGACCGGCGTGGCGTGCGACCAGCCCGCCAGCGTCAGCGCCACTACCGTGCCGATCGCCAAGGCGGCGCGCCGCAGGGTCTGGAAGATGGATCTCATGGCTTTTCTCCAGCCTACTGTTCGGGGGAATAAACGGACTGCAGCACGATCTGGGTGCGCGGGCTATAGCCGAAACCGCGTGTCGTGATGCGGTAGGCATCGACTTCCTGGCCACCGCTGGCGCGGCGGCGGAAGTACTCGACCAGGTACTCGGGCTGAATGCGCACCCCGCGGATGGGTGGGGCACCGGTGTAGGTGCCGAGTGGCACACCGCCGGTGAAGTTGCAGTTGGACGTGCCGACCGGCGTGCGCGAGGGCTTGCTGTCGAAAATGTTGTTCCAGAGCCCTCCCCGGTTCTGCGGCCACCAGGGTTCGCTTTTGGTGGTGGTGGGTGTTTCGGTCCAGGCGGACTCTGCATAGCTCTTTTCCGTTGCAACGCACAGGCCATTGCTGCACGTTGGCGTGAAGTCCGAGGGCATCGGCATGGCCTGCGGCCGGGTGCAGGAGATGGCGGCCGGGTTGATCGCCGCCGCGCCATAGAGATCGCGCTCGGCATCACGCATGGCGGATTCCGCCGCCTCGCGGGCCACCGCCATGTCGAGCTGGTTGCGGCCGGTGCCTTCGCTCACCAGCGCCTTGCGCGCGGCGACCACGGCGATACCAGTCAGCGCGACCAGGAAAAGCAGCACCACCACGAGCGCGACGCCGCGTTGCTGCTGCCGGGGCCGGACGAGAAGGCGTGCCATCAGTAGATCTGGTTCATGCGGTTGCGCAGCGCGATGACCTGCACGGTGCGGGTGCGGATGGAGCGATCGCTGGCGTCGTAAGACCTCGTTGCGTCGTTGCAATCGAGGTAGGTGCGGGCGGCGCCGCTCTTGTCGGTCAGGCGCGCGGCATTGCCGAGCGTGCTGGTCATCACGCAGACACGCACCGCCACCACCCGGTTCCAGCCGGCGTAGCTCACGCCATCGAGCACCACGGCCGACAAGTTGCCAGCCGCCGTGGCATTGACGAAGCGGGTCGGAGCCGGCTGCAGAGAGCCGCTGGTGTTGGTGGCGTCGAGATCGAAATAACCGTAGGTGACTTGCAGATCTTCGACGCCGAGCAGGAGCGGCTGATAGACGCCGTCGGCCGTGCCGTTGCCGCTGCAGGCGAGGCTCATGGTGGAGACGGACTGGCGGTCGACTTCGGTAGTGGTCGAAATCAAGCCGTAGCGGTTGGAGACAAAGACCGGGCGCGACGGGGCAAGAGTGTCGTCGGACTCCACCGGATCGATAGCACCGGTCAGCGTATTGGTGACGGTACCCCTGTTGAGCCTGCGCTTGGCGTTGAGGCTGTCGCTGCCGGCATCGACGCCGTTGCAGTCGAAACGGTTGCCGACGCTCCGCGCCATGGTGGCAGCGTCGTTGCTGAAATAGTTGATGACCAGCGAATCCGGAGGCGATTGATAAGGAGACAGGGCTGTGGTGGCCACACAGGCCCCAGTGGTGGGGTTGTATTGCCCACCATCGCAGCCGAACACGCCGACCTGGTAAGACGCGCGGGTCGTGTCCTGGATCCAGTCCGCCGGCGGGAAGACCTGCAGCAGCGCGGCAGTGACGCCGTTGCTGCCACTGTTCTGTGAGTAGACGGTGGTCGCGGACGGCATCACCACCGGATAGCTCCACGCCTGGGAGACATCGCGGCCGATCAATTCCAGCGCGAAGTTGCCGGTTTCGATCGTCTCGCTGACCCGCGACTGCGCGCTGTCGACTTCGCGGGTATTGAGATACACCACGCTGGCGGCGGTGACGATGATCAGCATCAGCGCCACGCCGATGAGCAGTTCGATCAGGCTCAGGCCGTGCTGGCGCCGACGGGCAATGGCGCGGCTCATGGGATGAAGGTGAAGTTGGTGCAGCGCACGCCAGCCGGCGCGGCGGCGGCCTGCGGGCAGCAGTTCTGCTGGCCCATGCGGTTGGCGTTGGCCACCTCGGCCGAGGTGCTGCAGACCGGGGCCGTCGCCAGCGCGGCGTTGGCGTCGCCGACGATGGTCTGGTCCTTGTCCATCCACATCAGCGTGACCTGGAAGCCGGTGGCGCGGTTGCCGGTGAGCAGGGCCGAGCCGGTCGGCATGGCCGCGCGTACTCGCTGCCGCCAGATGGCTAGGTCGTAGGCCGCGCGCTCGGAGGGGCTGCAGGTGACGCTGCCGGTTTCGCAATCCCGGGTGGGCGCGGTCGGATCGCTCGCCGACTGCGTCGACCAGTTGCTGGTGAGGGTGTAGGCGGACGTGCTGGCGATGCCGGTAATGACGTTGTCGCCCGCCTGCGTGGGGTTGAGGCGCACGCGGTCGGCGATGTCCTGCAGCAGCGGGCCCATCTTGGCGCGCACCCGGCTTCCGGTCTGGTACTTGCCGACCACCGCCTGCAATCCGGCGATGCCCAGCATGCCGACCGACATGACCAGCATGGCGATCAGCACCTCGATGAGGGTCATGCCCCGTTGACGGCGTTTCATGGTGGTCATCAGCACGTCTGGCCGCGCGAGATGGTGCGGGTGCGGCCGAGCCGGTCCACGCAGATGTTCTGGCCGTATTGCTGGCTCGTCGCGCTTCCGGTGGTCTGCGCGTAGAGGCTGAAGCTGGCAGGGGCGGAGTTGGCCAGAGTGAGGTTGTCCGGCCGACCGGTCGGGCCGAACACCAGCATGCGTGCCGGGTTGCTGCCGGTGGCGTCGAGGTGGAAATCGCCGGGCGCCGAGGCCTGCACCACCAGGTAGTCTTCCGGCCGCACCGGGCGGGCCGAGGCGTCGGCCGACGGCTTGCCGCCACAGCCGTCCTGGAAATAGACGATCCAGCCCGCGGGCGCCTTGGCATGCCAGTCGACACCTCCGCCCAAGGCGCAAGTGGGGCCTCCGGTCAAATTGCTGCTGGCGTCCGAGGTGATGGCGACGCTGGTATCGGCGCTAATGCACATCACCGTGCACGAATTGCGGTTGACCGCTTCGGTGCGGGCACGCAGCAGGCTGCTGGTGAACTGGTTCGAAATGCCGTTCATGCGCACCTTGGCGATCAGCGACTGCACCGCCGGCGCCGCCAGCGTGCCCAGCACCGCCACGATGGCCACCGTCACCATCAGTTCGATCAGGGTGAAGCCCCACTGCGGGGCGGCGGATCTGGCGCGTCCGGGCTTGTCAGGCATATCGAGGTGAAATCAACCGCTGGAGACCACTGGAAACTGAAAATTGGCGGCCGAAAACCAGGCCGATATGCAGAAGCCGTGGACCTTTCCGTCACGTCGAGGCGGTCTGCGCAATTGGCAATTAGAACAGAGCGCAGATACAAATCTTACGTTGTGTGATGCGGTGGCGCCACAGCACCGAAGTGGTTACAAACCAGCCGCCCTGCCCTGCAGCCACGCGCGCTCGGCCCGCTCTGCGCGGCGCCACGCAGTACCGGCGCGGCTTACCTGACTTGTAACCGTGAGGTCGAACGCACCTGCGACCAAATCGGCTCTATCGGCGCGAATCGGCCGATAAATAAATATGCGGCGGATGAATGCAGAACGCCGCCGGAATTACTTCCGGCGGCGTTCATCGGCGGGCGGGGAACCAGCGCTTGGTGGGCAGTGCTGCCCGCTCAATGCGCGCCGGCTGCGGCATCGGCAGACCCGCCGTCGCTCTTCTTGGGCGCATGCGCGATCCAGATCAGCGGAATCAGCAGCAGGAACATCGCAGCCGAGGCATAGAAGATGTCGTTGGCCGCCAGCATGAAGGCCTGCTGGTCGACCAGGCGGTTCACTTGCGCCAGCGCCTGCTGGCTGTCCATGCCGCTGGCGGCCAGTCCGTTGAGGATGCCGACCGCGGTGCCATTGCCCTGGTTGATGGACTCCGAGAGCTGGGCGTGGTGCAGGATGGCGCGGTTCTCCCAGACCGTCGTCGCGACCGAGGTCCCGATCGCCCCCGCGGTGATGCGGATGAAGTTCGACAGGCCCGACGCGGCCGGAATGCGTTCCGGTGTGATCTCCGACAGCGTGATGGTCACCAGCGGAATGAAGAAGAACGCCATGGCGATCCCCTGCACGACGGTCGGCACCATGATGGTGGCGAAGCTCGCCTGGGTGTTGAAGTTGGAGCGCATCCACAGCACCAGTGCAAACACCAGGAAAGCGACGGTCGCGAACTGGCGCGGGTCGTACTTGCTGACGTTCTTGCCCACCCAGGGCGACAGCACGATGGCCAGCAGCCCCACCGGTGCCATCACCATGCCGGCGTCGGTGGCGGTGTAGCCCATGTACTGCTGCAGCCACAGCGGCAGCAGCACCACGTTGCCGAAGAACAGGCCGTAGCCCACCGACATGGCGACCGCGCCTGCCCAGAAATTGCGGTTGCGGAACAAGGAGAGGTCGACCACCGGATGCTTGTCCGTCAGCTCCCACGCGATGAAGGCCAGGAAGCCGATTACCGCCACCACGGCCAGGGCCTGCACCATGCCGGAATGGAACCAGTCGTGCTCCTTGCCGACGTCCAGCATCACCTGCATCGACGCCACCCAGATGACCAGCAAGGCCAGACCGACCGAGTCGATCGGCAGGCGCTTGGTGGGGCTTTCGCGGTTGCGGAAGATGCCGTAGACCACCGACACGGCGAAGAAGCCGACGGGGATGTTGATGTAGAAGATCCACGGCCAGGAGATGTTGTCGGTGATCCAGCCGCCGAGCAGCGGCCCCATCACCGGCGCGACCAGCGTGGTCATGGCCCACATCGCCATGGCGAGCCCGGCCAGCGCCTTCGGATAGCTCGACAGCAGCAGCGCCTGCGACAGCGGAATCATCGGCCCGGCGACAAAGCCCTGGAGCGCGCGGGCGGCGATCAGCACCGTCATGTTGGGCGCCAGGCCGCAGAGCCAGGAGGTGATGACGAACAGCATCACGCTCGCCATGAACAGCCGCACCTGGCCGAAGCGCTGCGACAGCCAGCCGGTGAGCGGCACCGCGATGGCGTTGGCCACCGCGAAGCTGGTGATGACCCAGGTGCCCTGGTTGGAACTCACGCCCAGGTCGCCGGCGATCGAGGGCAGCGACACGTTGGCGATGGACGTGTCGAGCACGTTCATGAAGGTCGCGGCGGACAGGGCGATGGTGCCCCAGACACGTGCGGTGCCTTCCAGCGGAGGGTGCGGCATGGCCGAACCGGAGGGGGAAGCCATGACGGGCTGCCTTTACGGAAATGCCGAGGCGCTCAGTGCGCCACGGCCGAGCCGGCCTGGGCCAGCTTCTGCGGCGCGGCCTTGGCGGCAGCGGCCAACTTGCCCGATCCACCTCCGTTGGCCGCGATCACGCGCGCCACTTCGGCGTCGGCGCCCTCGTCGAGCGAATGGAAGACCGAAGTCTGGGTCACGGCGGCCTCGCGCGGCACCTCGGCCAGCATGCGGCCGCTCTTGTCGACGATGTCGACCTCCACGTCCATCGACAGGCCGACCCGCAACGGGTTCTCGCTGAGTTCCTTGGGATCGAGCGCGATGCGCACCGGCACGCGTTGCACCACCTTGATCCAGTTGCCGGTGGCGTTCTGCGCCGGCAGCAGGGCGAAGGCCGCGCCGGTGCCCACACCCAGGCCCGCCACCTTGCCGTGGTAGTCCACCTTCTTGCCGTAGAGGTCGGCAGTGAGCGTGACCGGCTGGCCGATGCGGATGTTGCGCAGCTGGACTTCCTTGAAATTGGCGTCGACCCAAAGCTGGTTGAGCGGAATCACCGACATCATCGGCGTGCCCGCGGTGACCCGCTGGCCGAGCTGTACCGTGCGCTTGGCGATGTAGCCATCGACCGGCGCGGGCAAGGCGGCGCGCTGCGTGGCGAGATAGGCCTCGCGCACCTTGGCGGCAGCGGCCAGTACCGTCGGATGCTGGTCGACGCTAGTGCCTTCGGTCAGCGACTGGTTGCTGACCAGCTG
The nucleotide sequence above comes from Xylophilus sp. GOD-11R. Encoded proteins:
- a CDS encoding HlyD family efflux transporter periplasmic adaptor subunit, with protein sequence MNAPQTSPATAPAAEATNPKRRRALTALAAVVVLAGLGWGAYEWLVASHYEDTDNAYVQGNVIQITPQISGTVMAIMADDTDFVKAGQPLVKLDPADVRVAFEQAEANLGQAVRQVRTLYANNGQYTAQIALRQADVAKARNDIARANDDLNRRLSLNGNGAVSKEELDHSRAVLDTAKTALAAAQASVTAAKEQLVSNQSLTEGTSVDQHPTVLAAAAKVREAYLATQRAALPAPVDGYIAKRTVQLGQRVTAGTPMMSVIPLNQLWVDANFKEVQLRNIRIGQPVTLTADLYGKKVDYHGKVAGLGVGTGAAFALLPAQNATGNWIKVVQRVPVRIALDPKELSENPLRVGLSMDVEVDIVDKSGRMLAEVPREAAVTQTSVFHSLDEGADAEVARVIAANGGGSGKLAAAAKAAPQKLAQAGSAVAH
- a CDS encoding GspH/FimT family pseudopilin, whose product is MPDKPGRARSAAPQWGFTLIELMVTVAIVAVLGTLAAPAVQSLIAKVRMNGISNQFTSSLLRARTEAVNRNSCTVMCISADTSVAITSDASSNLTGGPTCALGGGVDWHAKAPAGWIVYFQDGCGGKPSADASARPVRPEDYLVVQASAPGDFHLDATGSNPARMLVFGPTGRPDNLTLANSAPASFSLYAQTTGSATSQQYGQNICVDRLGRTRTISRGQTC
- a CDS encoding DHA2 family efflux MFS transporter permease subunit, with protein sequence MASPSGSAMPHPPLEGTARVWGTIALSAATFMNVLDTSIANVSLPSIAGDLGVSSNQGTWVITSFAVANAIAVPLTGWLSQRFGQVRLFMASVMLFVITSWLCGLAPNMTVLIAARALQGFVAGPMIPLSQALLLSSYPKALAGLAMAMWAMTTLVAPVMGPLLGGWITDNISWPWIFYINIPVGFFAVSVVYGIFRNRESPTKRLPIDSVGLALLVIWVASMQVMLDVGKEHDWFHSGMVQALAVVAVIGFLAFIAWELTDKHPVVDLSLFRNRNFWAGAVAMSVGYGLFFGNVVLLPLWLQQYMGYTATDAGMVMAPVGLLAIVLSPWVGKNVSKYDPRQFATVAFLVFALVLWMRSNFNTQASFATIMVPTVVQGIAMAFFFIPLVTITLSEITPERIPAASGLSNFIRITAGAIGTSVATTVWENRAILHHAQLSESINQGNGTAVGILNGLAASGMDSQQALAQVNRLVDQQAFMLAANDIFYASAAMFLLLIPLIWIAHAPKKSDGGSADAAAGAH
- a CDS encoding PilX N-terminal domain-containing pilus assembly protein; the encoded protein is MARLLVRPRQQQRGVALVVVLLFLVALTGIAVVAARKALVSEGTGRNQLDMAVAREAAESAMRDAERDLYGAAAINPAAISCTRPQAMPMPSDFTPTCSNGLCVATEKSYAESAWTETPTTTKSEPWWPQNRGGLWNNIFDSKPSRTPVGTSNCNFTGGVPLGTYTGAPPIRGVRIQPEYLVEYFRRRASGGQEVDAYRITTRGFGYSPRTQIVLQSVYSPEQ
- the pilV gene encoding type IV pilus modification protein PilV — encoded protein: MKRRQRGMTLIEVLIAMLVMSVGMLGIAGLQAVVGKYQTGSRVRAKMGPLLQDIADRVRLNPTQAGDNVITGIASTSAYTLTSNWSTQSASDPTAPTRDCETGSVTCSPSERAAYDLAIWRQRVRAAMPTGSALLTGNRATGFQVTLMWMDKDQTIVGDANAALATAPVCSTSAEVANANRMGQQNCCPQAAAAPAGVRCTNFTFIP
- a CDS encoding PilW family protein, giving the protein MSRAIARRRQHGLSLIELLIGVALMLIIVTAASVVYLNTREVDSAQSRVSETIETGNFALELIGRDVSQAWSYPVVMPSATTVYSQNSGSNGVTAALLQVFPPADWIQDTTRASYQVGVFGCDGGQYNPTTGACVATTALSPYQSPPDSLVINYFSNDAATMARSVGNRFDCNGVDAGSDSLNAKRRLNRGTVTNTLTGAIDPVESDDTLAPSRPVFVSNRYGLISTTTEVDRQSVSTMSLACSGNGTADGVYQPLLLGVEDLQVTYGYFDLDATNTSGSLQPAPTRFVNATAAGNLSAVVLDGVSYAGWNRVVAVRVCVMTSTLGNAARLTDKSGAARTYLDCNDATRSYDASDRSIRTRTVQVIALRNRMNQIY